The Stygiolobus azoricus genome window below encodes:
- a CDS encoding putative metallopeptidase — MGKRIRYEFAKDVELLATKVNEVGKLGLDLSKVVFIRSWNSKSNAIARVLMLPSQWRFVLNLNILYIVEVIAERYEMLSCQQKVGVILHELTHLPKNMSGGLRTHNYKDFKVIKRKSEKISKEICK, encoded by the coding sequence GTGGGCAAAAGAATTAGATACGAATTTGCTAAAGATGTAGAACTCCTTGCTACTAAAGTTAATGAAGTTGGTAAATTGGGTCTAGATTTAAGCAAAGTAGTATTTATCAGAAGTTGGAACTCTAAAAGCAACGCTATCGCTAGAGTACTTATGTTGCCTTCTCAATGGAGATTTGTGTTAAACCTCAATATCCTCTATATAGTTGAAGTAATAGCCGAGAGATATGAAATGTTATCTTGTCAACAAAAAGTAGGTGTGATTCTTCATGAACTAACTCACTTACCTAAAAATATGAGTGGTGGTCTCAGAACTCATAACTATAAGGATTTCAAAGTCATAAAGCGAAAAAGTGAGAAAATTTCAAAGGAAATTTGTAAATAA
- a CDS encoding sulfite exporter TauE/SafE family protein — MLEPLQFFIVIVIISALSGILGALTGLGGATFLVPIYTLYLGIPIVYASGASLISTIATSSGAASAYIKDRITNIRIGMGLEIATTSGSIVGSLTTAYIYSHNLQFIIYIVFGIVLLSQVFIQISKSKYELPKAVKPDWTTKVFGLYGKYYDTALKMEVEYIGIRWWLGEIIMFFAGFISGLLGIGSGALKVLGMDWAMNLPMKVSTTTSNFMIGVTAATGSSIYWLFGYIQPFLAAGTAIGVLIGAYIGTKILVRITNKAIRYIFTAILVFLGIQMIMRGMGFGF, encoded by the coding sequence ATGTTAGAGCCATTACAGTTTTTTATTGTGATAGTTATTATAAGTGCTCTTTCTGGTATTCTTGGTGCATTAACCGGCCTAGGTGGAGCAACATTCCTTGTCCCTATTTATACCTTATATCTGGGAATTCCTATAGTTTATGCCTCAGGCGCCAGCTTAATTTCCACAATAGCGACATCTAGCGGTGCTGCTAGCGCATACATTAAAGATAGAATCACTAATATCAGAATAGGAATGGGATTAGAGATAGCAACTACTTCTGGTTCTATTGTGGGTTCCCTAACGACAGCTTATATTTACTCACACAACTTACAGTTTATCATATACATAGTTTTCGGTATAGTCTTACTCTCGCAAGTTTTTATCCAGATATCTAAATCTAAATATGAACTTCCCAAAGCCGTAAAACCGGACTGGACTACTAAGGTATTTGGCTTATATGGAAAATATTATGATACCGCCCTAAAAATGGAGGTCGAATATATAGGAATAAGATGGTGGCTTGGGGAAATAATAATGTTTTTTGCAGGGTTTATCTCAGGACTTTTAGGAATAGGATCGGGTGCGTTAAAAGTTCTGGGTATGGACTGGGCTATGAACTTACCTATGAAGGTAAGTACTACTACTAGCAATTTTATGATAGGGGTTACAGCAGCTACTGGTAGCTCGATTTACTGGTTATTTGGGTATATTCAACCTTTCCTAGCCGCTGGAACAGCTATTGGAGTCCTTATAGGAGCTTATATAGGAACTAAAATTTTAGTGAGAATTACCAATAAAGCCATAAGATACATCTTTACAGCGATTCTAGTATTTTTAGGAATACAAATGATAATGAGAGGGATGGGGTTTGGATTTTAA
- a CDS encoding inositol-3-phosphate synthase: MIRVALVGIGNVASALLQSLEWVKQGKPIYGVLTSLPYKPEDIEVVKAFDIDKRKVGKRLSQAIFEKPNVVPKYVEVKSDVIVMRGETLDGKEGVLERIIEESEIPPANVSEELKKEKVDVVVNLLPTGAQKASEYYAQQSLIASSAFINATPSSIVEILDRKFKDLHIPLLGDDLLSQIGGTALHTGIIEFLKSRGVRVTRTYQIDISGTTETLITLEEWRKDLKKGIKSQYISKHSNGASVVAGTSDYVEFLGDRRVSYMVIEGEYSIGIPVRVDISFKSYDSFNAVTPLIDLIRIAKVLKDKGIGGAIPEICGYYFKKPPVIYDSTEESRRLMLDYLSKVMTEPRLDR; encoded by the coding sequence TTGATAAGAGTCGCTCTTGTAGGTATAGGCAATGTGGCGAGTGCTTTACTACAGTCACTTGAATGGGTTAAACAAGGCAAACCTATATACGGTGTTCTTACCTCACTTCCTTATAAACCAGAAGATATTGAGGTTGTTAAGGCTTTTGATATAGATAAGAGAAAAGTAGGAAAAAGGCTGTCGCAAGCTATTTTCGAAAAGCCGAATGTAGTGCCTAAATATGTGGAGGTAAAGAGCGACGTAATTGTTATGAGGGGAGAGACGTTAGACGGTAAGGAAGGAGTACTTGAGAGGATAATAGAAGAGTCAGAGATCCCCCCAGCAAATGTCTCAGAAGAGTTAAAGAAGGAGAAAGTAGATGTAGTAGTGAACTTGTTGCCTACTGGAGCACAGAAGGCTAGCGAATATTATGCACAACAGTCGTTAATAGCTTCCTCAGCGTTTATAAACGCTACTCCGTCTTCGATAGTTGAGATCTTAGATAGAAAGTTTAAGGATTTACACATTCCTTTGCTAGGAGATGATCTATTAAGCCAAATAGGCGGAACAGCTTTACACACTGGAATTATTGAATTCCTTAAAAGTAGAGGTGTAAGGGTTACAAGAACTTATCAGATAGATATTTCTGGAACTACCGAGACGCTAATCACCCTTGAGGAATGGAGAAAGGATCTGAAGAAGGGAATAAAAAGTCAATATATATCTAAGCACTCGAACGGTGCAAGTGTTGTCGCCGGGACGTCAGACTATGTTGAGTTTCTAGGAGATAGAAGAGTGAGTTATATGGTTATAGAGGGGGAGTACTCCATAGGTATACCCGTAAGGGTTGACATATCTTTTAAGTCTTATGATTCTTTTAATGCTGTAACCCCTCTGATAGACTTGATAAGGATAGCGAAAGTATTAAAAGATAAAGGGATAGGAGGGGCTATCCCAGAGATATGTGGATATTACTTTAAAAAACCTCCAGTTATATATGATAGTACGGAAGAGTCAAGGAGATTAATGTTGGATTATTTGAGTAAAGTGATGACAGAACCCCGGCTTGATAGGTGA
- a CDS encoding DedA family protein → MYVFKGISGYITVLALMILEGIGFPIPSEVIMPLVGYFSKLGYLDIVIGVLIGTTGSLIGSIIDYYLALKLGPKFVRKFGRYIMFDEEKERKLSIWFQKHGVVTVFGFRFIPEFRALISFPAGLAGMNLAKFLIVTFLGHLIWDSSLAYAGFLLYQQVNYVITLAERFSEALLVVFVIAVAIYILYRLKFTSHS, encoded by the coding sequence ATGTATGTATTTAAAGGAATTTCTGGTTACATCACGGTCTTGGCCTTAATGATTCTTGAAGGAATAGGTTTTCCAATACCCAGTGAGGTTATAATGCCTTTGGTTGGCTATTTCTCAAAGCTTGGTTATCTCGATATAGTTATAGGAGTATTAATAGGTACAACCGGAAGCCTAATAGGCTCAATTATAGATTATTATTTAGCGTTAAAGCTAGGGCCAAAATTCGTGAGGAAGTTTGGAAGATACATTATGTTTGATGAGGAAAAGGAAAGAAAACTTAGCATATGGTTTCAAAAGCATGGTGTAGTAACTGTGTTTGGATTCAGGTTTATTCCTGAGTTTAGAGCGTTAATATCATTCCCTGCTGGATTGGCTGGGATGAATTTAGCAAAGTTTTTAATTGTCACATTTTTAGGTCATTTAATCTGGGATTCCTCGTTGGCTTATGCAGGTTTTCTGCTTTACCAACAAGTCAATTACGTAATCACGTTGGCTGAGAGGTTCTCAGAAGCGTTACTGGTAGTATTCGTTATAGCAGTTGCAATATACATTTTGTATAGACTTAAGTTCACTTCCCATTCTTAA
- a CDS encoding mechanosensitive ion channel domain-containing protein yields MQWRNQLIKILVILVALSILYYLTGVILTLLIPNLPKSIASTVSQLEPDIKTGIGVIIVAIGGYLVIRLIQQLLSMTLLAKLERGLANIIKFSLDVVFYTILVLAILTALHVNLTGVVVGGAVGGIVIGLAVQTVAQNLLSGVLVTSSRTLSPGDAVSLISWIWGSPIIGEVKKVSLLFTEVLTINGNLVKIPNSAFLGNTVFYKLERTEGGLVYPLQVTVNADVEGVKVMERVKDILKDYLKDENQLPNIVFSSKNGGTNVFTVIINLNNVNNLNDLINIVNKAFDQAYWQIKNGK; encoded by the coding sequence ATGCAATGGAGGAATCAGCTCATTAAAATTTTAGTTATATTAGTAGCTTTATCAATACTTTACTACTTAACGGGAGTTATCCTAACTTTGCTAATACCAAATCTACCTAAGTCAATTGCTTCAACCGTATCTCAGTTAGAGCCAGACATAAAGACTGGAATCGGCGTCATTATTGTTGCTATAGGAGGTTATCTGGTAATAAGGTTGATTCAACAACTGCTTTCAATGACACTTCTTGCTAAACTTGAAAGAGGGTTAGCAAATATTATAAAATTCTCTTTAGATGTAGTGTTCTACACTATATTAGTTCTGGCTATACTTACAGCACTTCACGTAAACCTTACAGGTGTCGTAGTGGGAGGTGCTGTAGGTGGTATAGTAATAGGCCTTGCGGTTCAGACAGTAGCCCAAAACCTCCTTTCGGGTGTTTTAGTTACATCAAGCAGGACTCTAAGTCCAGGCGATGCAGTATCGTTAATTTCTTGGATTTGGGGATCTCCCATTATAGGAGAGGTAAAGAAAGTCTCTCTACTCTTTACAGAGGTTCTTACCATTAACGGGAACCTAGTAAAGATACCTAACTCAGCCTTTTTGGGTAACACAGTATTCTATAAACTAGAGAGAACTGAAGGGGGATTAGTTTATCCATTACAAGTCACTGTGAATGCTGATGTGGAAGGAGTGAAAGTTATGGAGAGAGTTAAGGATATCCTGAAGGATTACCTTAAAGATGAGAACCAACTTCCTAATATAGTTTTTTCTAGTAAAAACGGAGGAACAAACGTCTTTACGGTAATTATAAACTTAAATAACGTAAACAATCTTAACGATTTGATTAACATAGTAAATAAGGCTTTTGACCAAGCCTATTGGCAAATTAAGAATGGGAAGTGA
- a CDS encoding cation:proton antiporter, with amino-acid sequence MDIAVTSLLYLGVLLLTAKLIEELFGRLNVVRFVGPILIGIILGPGLLDLVKLNNIISFIASLGIVFLLFLAGAEEIGEKFNVDKKDLLTSLIEIIIPLIVISLTLYYLGMFDLVIVIPLVMTSVGPLTRLLTDIGIAKEKLGIKIFNQSVLNEIISIFTFSIITHLSLLQLIGTILLVILITVSGKYIAKTLEAVEGYFKVREVEFATIISIILIVGFFAEIYGFNSAIAALFLGFLLRDYFADRPHLRERLHAFTYGFFEPLFFVSIGLYFVRITPQLLFLSVALFLAVISSKFVSGFLMAKVHNIDPILNGIGTSIKGGVDVSLLITALSSTLISQFQYSLATLTITYVALFFPLIFRLKYGNPKAETKKKLNLSIPVREVIEEKVFVTCDDNLRQVVNLMNDKRVRALVVVNEGMKPTSIITVTTLLEIDPADYERLNVCDVELEDVEIVNEQTKVIDVLRRFKEKETPVIAVVDREGKLLGVIYERELLRKIIQ; translated from the coding sequence ATGGACATTGCCGTAACCAGTCTATTATATCTGGGAGTATTGCTACTAACAGCTAAGTTGATAGAAGAGCTATTTGGAAGGCTTAACGTCGTAAGATTTGTAGGGCCAATACTTATAGGAATTATCTTAGGGCCTGGTCTTTTGGACCTAGTGAAACTTAACAATATTATATCGTTTATTGCATCGTTAGGAATAGTATTTTTACTTTTCCTTGCAGGAGCTGAGGAAATAGGTGAAAAATTTAACGTAGACAAAAAAGACTTACTAACATCACTAATAGAGATAATAATACCATTAATAGTGATCTCTTTAACCTTATATTATTTAGGAATGTTTGATTTAGTTATTGTAATACCTTTGGTAATGACTAGTGTAGGACCTTTAACAAGACTACTTACAGACATAGGTATAGCGAAGGAAAAATTGGGTATAAAGATCTTCAACCAATCAGTACTAAACGAGATCATATCGATCTTCACGTTTTCGATAATTACCCACCTTTCTCTCTTACAGCTTATAGGCACGATATTACTTGTAATCTTAATAACCGTTTCAGGTAAGTATATAGCGAAAACACTAGAAGCTGTAGAGGGGTATTTTAAAGTTAGGGAAGTAGAATTCGCAACAATAATATCAATTATTCTTATCGTAGGTTTCTTTGCGGAAATTTATGGATTTAACTCGGCTATAGCTGCCCTTTTCTTGGGCTTTTTACTTAGAGATTACTTTGCAGACAGACCCCATCTCAGGGAGAGATTGCATGCCTTTACCTATGGCTTTTTCGAGCCTCTTTTCTTCGTGAGTATAGGACTGTATTTTGTCAGGATAACTCCGCAACTCTTGTTCTTATCGGTAGCCTTGTTCTTAGCAGTCATTTCAAGTAAGTTCGTCTCGGGCTTTCTAATGGCGAAAGTTCATAACATAGACCCAATACTTAACGGAATAGGAACATCGATCAAAGGAGGAGTTGATGTCTCCTTGCTAATCACTGCATTGTCTTCAACACTTATATCTCAATTTCAGTACTCTTTAGCAACATTAACTATAACTTACGTCGCACTCTTCTTCCCTCTCATATTTAGGTTAAAGTATGGAAACCCTAAAGCTGAGACTAAGAAAAAATTGAATCTTAGTATACCAGTAAGAGAAGTGATAGAAGAAAAAGTGTTTGTAACATGTGATGATAATTTGAGACAAGTAGTAAACTTAATGAACGATAAGAGAGTTAGAGCGTTAGTAGTAGTTAATGAGGGAATGAAACCTACATCAATAATCACTGTGACTACTTTGTTAGAAATTGACCCAGCTGACTATGAGAGATTAAACGTTTGTGATGTAGAGTTAGAGGATGTAGAAATTGTAAATGAGCAAACAAAGGTGATAGACGTGCTTCGTAGGTTCAAAGAAAAGGAGACACCAGTGATAGCCGTAGTAGATAGAGAAGGTAAACTATTAGGTGTAATATATGAAAGGGAACTATTAAGAAAGATAATTCAGTAA
- a CDS encoding tRNA sulfurtransferase, with the protein MTLVLIRPAGELMIKSSYVRKYFLRKLIANVSSVITVKSWKADQGYVIIEGEGDINKLSHVFGISYYYTADEVNFSSTQELAVMAREKFKEIVKGKKFAVRVRRNGKHNFTSLDVAREVGKELLPFSSGVDLDNPEVVVRIDILQNKAYLYSEEREGPRGFPVGSTGKTIVLFSGGIDSPVATWMMMKRGARPLLLNVMLGGDIQKKIIIEEAKVLREWSGVEKIKVYFVDGIKLSTYLANVNKFIRVIMLKRLMYKLADELGKKSGAYSITTGESLSQVSSQTMKNLFVSEFGISRPVFRPLIGMDKEEIVEIARKIGTFELSSKMPEYCIISSKNTVRARLGEVLEDENKLNIDIKELLSQAEVVEI; encoded by the coding sequence ATGACATTAGTACTCATAAGACCTGCAGGAGAACTTATGATTAAGTCAAGCTATGTGAGGAAATATTTCCTTAGAAAATTAATTGCTAATGTTTCTTCTGTCATCACTGTTAAAAGCTGGAAGGCTGATCAGGGTTACGTTATTATAGAAGGGGAAGGAGACATAAACAAACTATCTCATGTTTTTGGCATATCTTATTACTATACTGCCGATGAGGTTAACTTTTCTAGCACTCAAGAACTAGCTGTAATGGCGCGTGAGAAGTTTAAAGAAATAGTTAAAGGTAAGAAGTTCGCGGTAAGGGTGAGAAGAAACGGTAAACATAACTTTACTAGTTTAGATGTAGCCAGGGAAGTTGGGAAGGAGTTATTACCCTTTAGTTCTGGCGTTGATCTTGACAATCCAGAAGTAGTTGTTAGAATAGATATCCTACAAAATAAGGCTTACCTTTATTCAGAAGAGCGAGAAGGCCCTAGAGGCTTTCCAGTGGGTAGTACAGGGAAAACTATAGTGTTATTTAGTGGAGGAATTGACTCACCAGTAGCAACATGGATGATGATGAAGAGGGGTGCTAGGCCTTTGTTATTAAACGTGATGCTAGGAGGAGATATACAAAAGAAGATTATAATAGAGGAAGCGAAAGTTTTGAGAGAATGGAGCGGAGTAGAAAAAATAAAAGTGTATTTTGTTGATGGAATAAAACTGTCTACTTATTTAGCAAACGTAAACAAGTTCATAAGAGTCATCATGCTAAAGAGACTAATGTATAAACTAGCTGATGAACTTGGAAAGAAATCGGGAGCTTACTCCATTACAACCGGAGAATCTCTATCCCAGGTCTCGTCTCAGACTATGAAAAACCTCTTCGTAAGTGAGTTTGGCATTAGTAGACCTGTATTTAGACCTTTAATAGGTATGGATAAAGAAGAGATTGTAGAGATAGCCAGGAAAATAGGCACTTTTGAACTTTCCTCAAAAATGCCCGAATATTGTATAATATCATCTAAGAACACAGTAAGAGCTAGATTAGGAGAAGTACTAGAAGACGAGAATAAGTTAAACATAGATATAAAAGAGTTACTGAGCCAAGCAGAAGTAGTTGAGATCTAG
- a CDS encoding APC family permease: MTQENKSLFLRESSGLVREVSPWASMSATFGLVTGGVPILILSWLFTAPGANWILSFLFMLPATLGMAFLFYIAGVSMPRAGGDYVFNSRAIHPAVGFVNYWGLFIGFALSLGYYSYLAAQWFSYLFSGIGLAYNNSYFLSIGNYLGTTQAEILLGTIVVIISSLLGAFTRYQWKFVVYGGIISLITSVIMFGALATIHPSEFANALAQNTGITNAYNEVINDATSNGLSFYPTLYATALAGPVVWYYYTWYNLPVSWSGEMRKPKQNVLYATIVSILIIALYYIVFTYLNLNAFGYKFLTAWSYISNNGVNDTVYNTLQNIGNFTPYFAFITIHSLPLFIIMFIALWLPNFYSNPPLVVALVRYLFAWSFDRIMPAWLADVNESLKAPVKSTVLVGILGEIGVLLYAFNTPIAIVDITVVFEIGYAVFALSIALMPILRANLFKNAVVYRKTIGKVPIVSIIGFSVFAFLMYILYITWGNPVLLPINLPTLASLAVIYASGIVIYTIAYINNKRKGIDLSILFKEIPPE; the protein is encoded by the coding sequence ATGACTCAAGAGAATAAGTCCTTATTTCTCAGGGAAAGCTCCGGGTTAGTGAGGGAAGTAAGCCCGTGGGCATCAATGTCAGCTACATTCGGTCTTGTAACCGGTGGAGTTCCAATCCTTATACTTTCGTGGCTCTTCACAGCCCCTGGGGCTAACTGGATACTTTCTTTTTTATTCATGTTACCCGCGACTCTGGGTATGGCTTTCCTATTCTATATAGCTGGGGTTTCCATGCCTAGGGCTGGAGGAGATTACGTGTTTAACAGTAGGGCTATTCACCCTGCTGTAGGCTTTGTCAATTATTGGGGTCTTTTTATAGGGTTTGCACTATCTTTAGGTTATTACAGCTATTTGGCAGCCCAGTGGTTTTCCTACTTGTTCTCTGGGATAGGTTTGGCTTATAACAATTCTTATTTTTTATCAATAGGAAATTACTTAGGTACTACTCAAGCTGAGATCTTACTGGGAACTATAGTAGTAATTATATCCTCATTATTGGGGGCATTTACGCGCTATCAGTGGAAGTTCGTGGTTTATGGGGGAATAATATCACTAATAACATCGGTCATCATGTTTGGTGCGTTAGCCACTATTCACCCTTCAGAATTTGCTAATGCACTAGCACAGAATACCGGTATAACCAACGCGTATAATGAAGTGATAAATGACGCTACTTCTAATGGTTTATCATTTTATCCTACACTTTATGCTACTGCGTTGGCAGGACCCGTGGTGTGGTACTATTATACATGGTATAACTTACCTGTGTCTTGGAGTGGTGAAATGAGAAAGCCTAAACAAAATGTATTGTATGCGACTATAGTTTCGATTTTGATTATAGCCCTTTACTACATTGTCTTTACTTATCTTAACTTAAATGCTTTCGGTTACAAGTTTCTAACGGCCTGGAGTTATATAAGTAATAATGGTGTAAATGATACAGTATATAACACCTTACAGAATATAGGCAACTTCACTCCTTATTTCGCGTTTATAACAATACATAGTTTACCCCTCTTCATCATTATGTTCATAGCACTATGGCTACCTAACTTCTACAGCAATCCACCACTAGTAGTAGCGTTAGTCAGGTATTTGTTTGCGTGGTCTTTTGACCGTATAATGCCTGCATGGCTGGCAGATGTCAACGAAAGTCTAAAGGCTCCTGTTAAGTCTACTGTGTTAGTGGGGATACTAGGTGAAATAGGGGTTTTACTATACGCATTTAATACTCCAATAGCGATTGTAGATATTACTGTCGTGTTCGAGATAGGATATGCTGTTTTCGCTCTCTCAATAGCTCTTATGCCCATTTTAAGGGCAAATTTGTTCAAAAATGCAGTAGTTTATAGAAAGACCATAGGTAAAGTGCCGATAGTTAGCATAATAGGGTTCAGTGTGTTTGCGTTCCTAATGTATATTCTTTATATTACATGGGGTAATCCAGTGCTATTGCCGATAAACTTACCTACCCTGGCTTCGTTAGCGGTAATTTATGCTTCTGGTATTGTAATTTACACGATAGCCTACATTAATAATAAGAGAAAAGGGATAGACCTAAGTATATTGTTCAAAGAAATTCCTCCAGAGTAA
- a CDS encoding metallophosphoesterase family protein, which yields MIKFVNGKILVLSDVHYPYCDEKEVKKIVEKEKPQLLVLLGDIVVNEGGEYRNFLKELKAEEVVYIKGDEDVIEGDTEYLDVVNGNRKFVFFHGHQILSESTQYSLAKIMKKVNYYLPPLGFCTLARIFRSNFSDYFILGHSHALVNFRKLKCVNSGTLSLVRNLYNDRGYVKIVNGRVEIVRL from the coding sequence ATGATAAAATTTGTAAACGGGAAAATCTTGGTACTCTCTGACGTTCACTACCCTTATTGTGATGAGAAAGAGGTCAAGAAAATAGTGGAAAAAGAAAAGCCTCAACTGCTAGTCTTATTAGGTGATATAGTAGTCAATGAAGGAGGAGAATATAGAAATTTTCTGAAAGAGCTTAAGGCCGAAGAAGTAGTGTACATTAAAGGAGATGAAGACGTAATAGAAGGCGATACGGAATACTTAGATGTCGTTAATGGTAATAGGAAATTTGTGTTTTTTCACGGTCATCAAATTTTGAGTGAATCAACACAGTATTCATTGGCTAAAATAATGAAAAAAGTCAATTATTATTTACCACCTTTAGGTTTCTGTACTTTAGCTCGAATATTCAGGAGTAATTTTTCCGATTATTTTATATTAGGACATTCTCATGCCCTAGTGAACTTTAGAAAACTCAAGTGTGTAAACAGCGGGACTTTAAGTCTCGTAAGGAATCTTTATAATGACAGAGGATACGTCAAGATCGTTAACGGCAGAGTTGAGATTGTTAGGTTGTAA
- a CDS encoding DUF1634 domain-containing protein, whose protein sequence is MDFNDIIGYALRIGVILSAIFIILGIIFLFTFQDSNGFSITQIASPNSIVNSSIFMPYEIPSGLSTLSPLDYIYLGLMILIATPVIRVLLGIIQFAIERNKLYTIITIIVFFNLMFAIFILPILIGK, encoded by the coding sequence TTGGATTTTAATGATATTATAGGATATGCTTTAAGAATAGGAGTAATACTGAGTGCAATATTTATAATATTAGGTATAATCTTCCTTTTTACTTTTCAAGATTCAAACGGATTTAGCATAACTCAGATAGCATCTCCTAACTCAATAGTTAACAGTTCCATTTTTATGCCATACGAAATTCCTTCAGGATTATCTACCCTTAGTCCTCTAGATTATATATATTTAGGACTAATGATCTTAATAGCAACTCCCGTGATCAGAGTACTCTTAGGAATTATCCAATTCGCTATAGAAAGAAATAAGTTATATACTATTATAACAATTATTGTATTCTTTAATTTAATGTTTGCAATTTTCATATTACCCATATTAATAGGCAAATAG
- a CDS encoding MFS transporter: MVRSRTFIVIGFVVMSFNSLYQYAWNALLPLFKSGFNASLVEIEVAFTLFTVFSTTSQIIGGSIADYRGPKGIGIISALLSAFGFLGTSFSSSIYEFYMFWSLGSIGEGILYGIAANLAVKWFPKKRGFATGFVSLGFGLGSAIANPFITSATNFRLPTLVIGLVELMILPVLLFIVDYPKRVKGKKPTKVVRTLTWWLIYVSFATSAVPLTVLSSSLSVLSPKDLLVLLVTIFPLLSGISRPIIGYISDKLGRERTTSAVLFVMILGSIFFLFNLVVPSVLLIGFFGGSMITLFFALSGDIFGEKYSTSNNAILYTGKAVAGVLGSTVFSLLLLYDPFYARLFVLINAVIGFLLIFLVTKGSSSSKVVS, encoded by the coding sequence ATGGTTAGGAGTAGAACATTTATAGTAATAGGATTTGTGGTAATGTCATTTAACTCTCTTTATCAGTATGCTTGGAATGCACTGCTACCGTTATTTAAGTCTGGGTTTAATGCTTCCTTGGTAGAGATCGAGGTAGCCTTTACTCTATTTACAGTATTTTCTACGACCTCCCAGATTATAGGGGGAAGTATTGCTGATTATAGGGGACCCAAAGGAATAGGTATTATCTCGGCTTTACTCTCGGCATTTGGTTTTTTGGGGACGTCTTTTAGCTCTTCAATTTACGAATTTTACATGTTCTGGTCACTCGGGAGTATCGGTGAAGGGATCCTTTACGGGATAGCAGCTAACCTTGCCGTCAAGTGGTTTCCTAAAAAGAGAGGATTTGCAACAGGCTTTGTATCCTTGGGTTTCGGCTTAGGTTCAGCTATAGCAAATCCCTTTATTACTTCAGCCACAAACTTCAGGTTACCGACCCTTGTGATTGGACTCGTAGAGTTAATGATACTGCCCGTTTTATTATTCATAGTAGACTATCCCAAGAGAGTGAAGGGTAAAAAGCCAACTAAAGTGGTCAGAACACTCACATGGTGGTTGATATATGTCTCCTTTGCAACGTCAGCCGTGCCCCTAACTGTTCTCTCTTCCTCTCTTTCCGTACTTTCTCCTAAAGATCTCCTCGTTTTATTAGTTACAATCTTTCCCTTGCTCAGTGGTATTAGTAGACCTATTATAGGTTATATTTCGGACAAACTGGGCAGGGAGAGGACTACTTCTGCAGTACTTTTTGTAATGATTCTAGGTAGTATTTTTTTCTTGTTTAATCTCGTAGTTCCTTCTGTATTATTAATAGGCTTTTTTGGAGGGTCTATGATAACTCTCTTCTTTGCTTTATCTGGTGATATATTCGGGGAAAAATATTCTACCTCTAATAATGCTATTCTCTATACTGGAAAGGCTGTAGCTGGTGTATTAGGTAGTACTGTTTTCAGCTTGTTATTACTCTACGATCCTTTTTACGCCAGGCTTTTTGTCCTTATTAATGCCGTGATCGGTTTCTTACTCATTTTCTTAGTAACAAAGGGTAGTAGTTCTTCTAAGGTTGTCAGCTAA